In the genome of Oceanivirga salmonicida, the window TACTGCTTCTTTAAATGAGTAAACTAATACTCCATATTTTAATATTGCACCTAATACGAAATGATTCATTGCGTAACTAGGTATTTCATATTTATTAGCAGACTTTAATCTAATATCAGAATTTATACCTATAATTTTTTTACCATATGCTATTGCTAAACCTAGTTCAACCATAACTCCTGGATCCTCATTAGTTAAATCTAATATTACTACATCTGAATTTTTAACTGCATTTGCATCTCCTTCATAAATACTCTCAGGTGTAGGTAAAGTCTGTTTATCTTCATTAAAAGGTTGTTCTATTGGATTAAATAAATCAATATCTTTAATTTCTTCTCTTAGAATCTTACCTTCTTTTAATCTTTGTGAAACTTCTGCTTCGTTAAATAGCGAACCTGCTATGTATACTTTCATACTATCAACCACGCGATTTGTTTGAAATTGCTTCAACACCTGGTAATTTTTTACCTTCTAAGAATTCTAATGATGCTCCTCCACCAGTTGATATGTGTGAGAATTTATCTTTATAACCTAATTGTATTGCTGCTGCTGCTGAATCTCCACCACCTATAACTGTTATTGCATCTTTTAAGTTTGCTATTGCTTCACATACTCCTATAGTACCTTTTGCATAGTTACTCATTTCAAATACACCCATAGGTCCATTCCATACTACTGTTTTAGCACCTGCTAATTCTTTTTCAAATAATTCTATTGTTTTAGCTCCAATATCTAATCCCATATCATCACATGCTAAACCATCAACTGATTTAGTTTCAAATGCTACGTCGTTACTAAATTCTTTAGCAACTATTGTATCAACTGGTAAAACTAATTCAACACCTTTACTTTTAGCTTTTTCTATTAATGATTTTGCTAATTCTAATTTATCTTCTTCTAATAATGATTTACCTACATTTAATCCTTGTGCTTTTAGGAAAGTGAACATCATTCCACCACCTATTAAGATTTTATCTGCTTTTTCTATTAAGTTTTCTATAACTGCTATTTTATCAGATACTTTTGCTCCACCTAATATAGCAACATAAGGTTTTTTAGGGTTTTCAACTGCTCCACCTAAGAATTCTACTTCTTTTTCCATTAAAAATCCTACTGCTGTTTCACTTAAATTTGCTGAAATTCCAACATTTGAAGCATGTGCTCTATGTGCAGTACCGAATGCATCATTTACAAATACATCTCCTAAACTTGCCCAGTATTTACCTAATTCAGGATCATTTTTAGATTCTTTTTTACCATCTATGTCTTCATATCTAGTATTTTCGAACATTAAAATTTCTCCATCTTTTAATTCTGAAATTGCACTTTCTAATTTTTCTCCTCTTGTTTCACCAACAAATCTAACTTCTTTACCTAATAATTCAGATAATCTTATAGCAACTGGTGCTAATGTTTTACTTGCTTTATCTTCTTCAACTTTTACTCTACCTAAATGTGAGAATGCAATAACTTTTGCTCCATTATCTAATAAATATTTTAAAGTAGGTATTGCTGCCTTAATTCTGTTATCATCTTTAATAACACCTTCTTTAACTGGAACATTAAAATCTACTCTTACTAATACTTTTTTTCCTTTTACTTCTAAATCTTTAACTGTTTTTTTATTCATTTTTCCTCCTGAAAATATCTATTCTTAAAATAAAGACCTTAAGCAATCACTTAAGGTCTATCAATTAAGTTTATTTTGCTAATTCAACAAAATATTTTAATGTTCTTATTAATTGTGCAGTATATGACATTTCATTATCATACCATGCAACTGTTTTAACTATTTGTTTACCATCAGCTGAAGCCATAACTCTTGTTTGAGTAGCATCAAATATTGAACCACTTAAACTTCCAACTACGTCTGAAGAAACTATTTCGTCAGTATTGTATTCAAATGTTTCACCATCGCAGAAACCTTTAACTGCTTCGTTAACTTCTTCTACTGTTACTTTCTTAGATAAGATAGTCATTAATTCAGTTAATGATCCAGTTGGTACAGGTACTCTTTGAGCTGCTCCATCTAATTTACCTTTTAATTCAGGTATAACTGCACCTATTGCTGCTGCTGCACCTGTTGTATTAGGAACTATATTTACTGCTGCTGCTCTTGCTCTTCTTAAATCACCTTTTCTATGTGGTGCATCTAATGTGTTTTGATCCCCAGTATATGCATGTATAGTTGTCATTAATCCTGTTTCTATACCAAATGCTTTATGTAATGCATTTGCCATAGGTGCTAAACAGTTAGTTGTACAAGAAGCTGCAGAAATTATTGTTTCTGTTCCA includes:
- a CDS encoding phosphoglycerate kinase, whose amino-acid sequence is MNKKTVKDLEVKGKKVLVRVDFNVPVKEGVIKDDNRIKAAIPTLKYLLDNGAKVIAFSHLGRVKVEEDKASKTLAPVAIRLSELLGKEVRFVGETRGEKLESAISELKDGEILMFENTRYEDIDGKKESKNDPELGKYWASLGDVFVNDAFGTAHRAHASNVGISANLSETAVGFLMEKEVEFLGGAVENPKKPYVAILGGAKVSDKIAVIENLIEKADKILIGGGMMFTFLKAQGLNVGKSLLEEDKLELAKSLIEKAKSKGVELVLPVDTIVAKEFSNDVAFETKSVDGLACDDMGLDIGAKTIELFEKELAGAKTVVWNGPMGVFEMSNYAKGTIGVCEAIANLKDAITVIGGGDSAAAAIQLGYKDKFSHISTGGGASLEFLEGKKLPGVEAISNKSRG
- the gap gene encoding type I glyceraldehyde-3-phosphate dehydrogenase; this translates as MSVKVAINGFGRIGRLALRLMIDNPEFEVVAVNDLTDEKTLAHLFKYDSAQGRFNGKIEVKEGAFVVNGKEIKSFTQADPALLPWGELDVDVVLECTGFFVNPEKAHKHIEAGAKKVVLSAPAKGGKEPVKTVVFGVNHNILDGTETIISAASCTTNCLAPMANALHKAFGIETGLMTTIHAYTGDQNTLDAPHRKGDLRRARAAAVNIVPNTTGAAAAIGAVIPELKGKLDGAAQRVPVPTGSLTELMTILSKKVTVEEVNEAVKGFCDGETFEYNTDEIVSSDVVGSLSGSIFDATQTRVMASADGKQIVKTVAWYDNEMSYTAQLIRTLKYFVELAK
- a CDS encoding nucleoside 2-deoxyribosyltransferase; translation: MKVYIAGSLFNEAEVSQRLKEGKILREEIKDIDLFNPIEQPFNEDKQTLPTPESIYEGDANAVKNSDVVILDLTNEDPGVMVELGLAIAYGKKIIGINSDIRLKSANKYEIPSYAMNHFVLGAILKYGVLVYSFKEAV